The following are encoded together in the Notolabrus celidotus isolate fNotCel1 chromosome 9, fNotCel1.pri, whole genome shotgun sequence genome:
- the LOC117819139 gene encoding dickkopf-related protein 4-like isoform X1 — MWMWRSFLCVSLVCGLALDSNTIRSSKESTQQSSELTDGSNADQVDRPVRRRTNMTSNSNQSTPPCSTPDCAAPRRSQCSNRAQRRPSPQDRQVDRQVDRQVDRQANRHGDTEADTQSNDGFNRTKAPEMSSCVRSGDCADGLCCVRYLTGKRCQRIPSEGEACLLRGSSKLRRKLGRCDCEVGLSCTAVNRAESGKAKGQGVCLPSQSQRNMRNSGKKRRTAESSC; from the exons ATGTGGATGTGGCGcagcttcctgtgtgtgtccctggTCTGTGGTCTGGCTCTGGACTCCAACACCATCCGATCGTCCAAAGAGTCTACGCAGCAGAGCTCTGAGCTCACG GATGGTTCCAATGCAGACCAAGTGGACCGTCCTGTGAGGCGCCGGACAAACATGACGTCCAACTCCAATCAATCAACACCTCCATGTTCAACACCGGACTGTGCTGCACCTCGG AGAAGTCAGTGCAGTAACAGAGCTCAGAGGAGACCGTCCCCCcaggacagacaggtggacagacaggtggacagacaggtggacagacaggCGAACAGACATGGAGACACAGAGGCCGACACACAGAGCAACGATGGCTTCAACAGGACAAAAG CTCCAGAGATGTCCAGCTGTGTGCGGTCCGGGGACTGCGCGGACGGTCTGTGTTGTGTCCGGTATCTGACCGGTAAACGGTGCCAGAGGATCCCGTCGGAGGGTGAGGCCTGTCTGCTGCGAGGGTCCAGCAAACTGAGGAGGAAGCTGGGACGCTGCGACTGTGAAGTGGGGCTGTCCTGCACCGCCGTCAACCGGGCGGAGTCGGGAAAAGCAAAGGGTCAGGGCGTGTGTCTGCCCAGTCAGAGCCAGAGGAACATGAGGAATTctgggaagaagaggaggacggCTGAGTCGAGCTGCTGA
- the LOC117819139 gene encoding uncharacterized protein LOC117819139 isoform X2, translating to MCLIYPPDGSNADQVDRPVRRRTNMTSNSNQSTPPCSTPDCAAPRRSQCSNRAQRRPSPQDRQVDRQVDRQVDRQANRHGDTEADTQSNDGFNRTKAPEMSSCVRSGDCADGLCCVRYLTGKRCQRIPSEGEACLLRGSSKLRRKLGRCDCEVGLSCTAVNRAESGKAKGQGVCLPSQSQRNMRNSGKKRRTAESSC from the exons ATGTGTTTGATTTATCCACCT GATGGTTCCAATGCAGACCAAGTGGACCGTCCTGTGAGGCGCCGGACAAACATGACGTCCAACTCCAATCAATCAACACCTCCATGTTCAACACCGGACTGTGCTGCACCTCGG AGAAGTCAGTGCAGTAACAGAGCTCAGAGGAGACCGTCCCCCcaggacagacaggtggacagacaggtggacagacaggtggacagacaggCGAACAGACATGGAGACACAGAGGCCGACACACAGAGCAACGATGGCTTCAACAGGACAAAAG CTCCAGAGATGTCCAGCTGTGTGCGGTCCGGGGACTGCGCGGACGGTCTGTGTTGTGTCCGGTATCTGACCGGTAAACGGTGCCAGAGGATCCCGTCGGAGGGTGAGGCCTGTCTGCTGCGAGGGTCCAGCAAACTGAGGAGGAAGCTGGGACGCTGCGACTGTGAAGTGGGGCTGTCCTGCACCGCCGTCAACCGGGCGGAGTCGGGAAAAGCAAAGGGTCAGGGCGTGTGTCTGCCCAGTCAGAGCCAGAGGAACATGAGGAATTctgggaagaagaggaggacggCTGAGTCGAGCTGCTGA
- the LOC117819139 gene encoding uncharacterized protein LOC117819139 isoform X3, producing the protein MLQVQDGSNADQVDRPVRRRTNMTSNSNQSTPPCSTPDCAAPRRSQCSNRAQRRPSPQDRQVDRQVDRQVDRQANRHGDTEADTQSNDGFNRTKAPEMSSCVRSGDCADGLCCVRYLTGKRCQRIPSEGEACLLRGSSKLRRKLGRCDCEVGLSCTAVNRAESGKAKGQGVCLPSQSQRNMRNSGKKRRTAESSC; encoded by the exons ATGCTACAGGTGCAA GATGGTTCCAATGCAGACCAAGTGGACCGTCCTGTGAGGCGCCGGACAAACATGACGTCCAACTCCAATCAATCAACACCTCCATGTTCAACACCGGACTGTGCTGCACCTCGG AGAAGTCAGTGCAGTAACAGAGCTCAGAGGAGACCGTCCCCCcaggacagacaggtggacagacaggtggacagacaggtggacagacaggCGAACAGACATGGAGACACAGAGGCCGACACACAGAGCAACGATGGCTTCAACAGGACAAAAG CTCCAGAGATGTCCAGCTGTGTGCGGTCCGGGGACTGCGCGGACGGTCTGTGTTGTGTCCGGTATCTGACCGGTAAACGGTGCCAGAGGATCCCGTCGGAGGGTGAGGCCTGTCTGCTGCGAGGGTCCAGCAAACTGAGGAGGAAGCTGGGACGCTGCGACTGTGAAGTGGGGCTGTCCTGCACCGCCGTCAACCGGGCGGAGTCGGGAAAAGCAAAGGGTCAGGGCGTGTGTCTGCCCAGTCAGAGCCAGAGGAACATGAGGAATTctgggaagaagaggaggacggCTGAGTCGAGCTGCTGA